From a region of the Defluviitalea raffinosedens genome:
- the flgM gene encoding flagellar biosynthesis anti-sigma factor FlgM translates to MKITRVNQVLEVYNTNRLQKTEKTNKTMGKDVFALSKEGRDFQIALSALSKVPDIRQEKVQEIKEKLQSGNYNVSAQELADKIVESAFDQKI, encoded by the coding sequence ATGAAAATAACGAGAGTAAATCAAGTATTGGAAGTTTATAATACAAATCGATTGCAAAAAACTGAAAAGACCAATAAGACTATGGGAAAGGATGTGTTTGCCTTATCAAAGGAAGGTAGAGACTTTCAAATTGCCCTTAGTGCACTCTCGAAAGTACCTGATATAAGGCAGGAAAAAGTACAGGAGATCAAAGAAAAACTTCAATCAGGAAATTATAATGTAAGTGCTCAGGAATTAGCAGACAAAATCGTAGAAAGTGCCTTTGATCAAAAGATCTAA
- a CDS encoding ComF family protein, whose amino-acid sequence MWEALLDLIYPPRCIFCTEIIPFQEERGICKRCRNTLPFIEGKVCQKCGKPIQDSDHRTTCFDCIKNSHVYDRGWAVFAYEGMVKDAIYRFKYGGHKEYGKYLGKLMAEKIKYQISEEGFDLIIPIPIHKRRKKERGYNQAEELAKSISSELGIPMDPFILARVKETSPQSGLSIVQRQNNIKKAFKIDDTINLHQMKILLIDDIYTTGTTINYCADLLKERGAKKVFFLSLSIGRDM is encoded by the coding sequence GTGTGGGAAGCATTGCTGGATTTAATCTATCCGCCAAGATGTATCTTTTGCACAGAAATTATTCCTTTTCAAGAAGAAAGGGGCATATGTAAGCGATGCAGAAATACTCTTCCATTTATTGAGGGAAAAGTTTGTCAAAAATGTGGGAAACCCATACAGGACTCTGATCACAGAACAACATGTTTTGATTGCATTAAGAATTCTCATGTTTACGACAGAGGATGGGCAGTTTTTGCATATGAGGGTATGGTAAAAGATGCAATATATAGATTCAAATATGGCGGGCACAAAGAATATGGAAAATATTTGGGAAAGCTTATGGCAGAGAAAATAAAATATCAGATATCAGAGGAAGGGTTTGATCTTATCATACCCATTCCGATTCATAAAAGAAGAAAAAAAGAAAGAGGATATAATCAGGCAGAGGAATTAGCCAAATCGATTTCAAGCGAATTAGGCATTCCAATGGATCCTTTTATACTTGCCAGAGTGAAGGAAACAAGTCCCCAAAGTGGATTATCCATCGTTCAAAGACAAAATAACATAAAAAAGGCATTTAAAATAGATGACACAATAAATTTACACCAAATGAAAATACTCCTAATTGACGATATATATACTACAGGGACTACTATTAATTATTGTGCTGATTTACTCAAAGAAAGAGGAGCAAAAAAAGTATTTTTTCTTTCACTTAGTATAGGACGTGACATGTGA
- the metK gene encoding methionine adenosyltransferase: MPRRLFTSESVTEGHPDKICDQISDAILDAILAQDPNARVACETAVTTGMVLVMGEITTNCYVDIPKVVRQKIKEIGYSRAKFGFDGDTCAVLTSFDEQSGDIAMGVDKALEAKIGQAVEEDEAIGAGDQGMMFGFACDETSELMPMPISLAHKLARRLAEVRKNETLPYLRPDGKTQVTVEYEDDRPIRVDTIVVSTQHGPEVDQSTIHRDIMEYVIKPVIPKELLDKDTRYFINPTGRFVIGGPQGDSGLTGRKIIVDTYGGYASHGGGAFSGKDPTKVDRSAAYAARYVAKNIVAAGLARKCEIELAYAIGVAEPVSILVNTYGTGKLSDEAITELVKKHFDLRPAAIIKTLDLRRPIYSKTAAYGHFGRTDIDLPWERTDKAEILRKEANI, encoded by the coding sequence ATGCCAAGAAGATTATTTACATCAGAATCCGTAACAGAAGGACATCCAGATAAAATTTGTGACCAGATTTCTGATGCTATTTTAGATGCAATATTAGCTCAAGATCCAAACGCCAGAGTAGCTTGTGAAACAGCAGTAACAACCGGTATGGTTTTAGTTATGGGAGAAATAACAACCAACTGCTATGTGGATATTCCCAAAGTAGTTAGACAAAAGATAAAAGAAATAGGATATTCCAGAGCAAAGTTTGGCTTTGATGGGGATACCTGTGCTGTGCTGACATCCTTTGATGAACAGTCCGGAGACATTGCTATGGGCGTTGACAAAGCTTTAGAGGCGAAAATTGGACAAGCTGTGGAAGAAGATGAAGCGATTGGTGCAGGAGACCAGGGGATGATGTTTGGATTTGCTTGTGATGAAACCTCTGAACTGATGCCTATGCCAATTTCACTGGCCCATAAATTGGCAAGGAGATTGGCTGAAGTTCGTAAAAATGAAACCCTTCCATATCTCAGACCGGATGGAAAGACCCAAGTTACTGTAGAATATGAAGACGACAGACCAATAAGAGTTGATACTATCGTTGTTTCTACACAGCATGGTCCGGAAGTAGATCAGTCAACGATCCACAGAGATATTATGGAATACGTTATAAAGCCAGTAATTCCAAAAGAACTTTTAGATAAAGATACAAGATATTTTATTAATCCTACAGGACGTTTTGTGATTGGAGGCCCCCAGGGAGATTCAGGCCTTACCGGCAGAAAAATTATCGTAGATACATATGGCGGATATGCAAGTCACGGAGGAGGCGCATTCTCTGGTAAAGATCCGACAAAAGTGGACCGTTCAGCAGCTTATGCAGCAAGATATGTGGCAAAAAATATTGTAGCTGCCGGCCTTGCAAGAAAATGTGAAATAGAACTGGCATATGCTATAGGCGTTGCAGAACCTGTATCTATTCTGGTAAATACTTATGGAACAGGGAAGTTATCTGATGAAGCGATCACTGAATTGGTAAAGAAACACTTTGATCTTCGCCCTGCTGCGATTATTAAGACTTTGGATCTTAGAAGACCAATCTATTCAAAAACTGCAGCTTACGGCCATTTCGGAAGGACAGATATCGACCTTCCCTGGGAAAGAACAGATAAAGCAGAAATATTAAGAAAAGAAGCAAATATATAA
- a CDS encoding M23 family metallopeptidase: MKKFWTYLNKKSYYAILLLCILTVIGTTTFITRNNMKTLDKLNEQNAIDLDEEFGDYDLEDVGTIKAYQEDLNITKEDIEGAGSAVVESPSEEETAREDTSATKDIIVVSGEETKSNKSASSEKVNESRNEKRETSEEVEETFSFSENASLIWPVTGEIVMDYSADKLVFDKTLEQYRVHPAICIAPSEEGIVKAAAKGKVEMIKNDPETGITVILDHGDGWKTIYGQLQKNISVKQNEIVEKGQVIGEIGTPTKYSIALGDHVYFQVTKNDTPVDPKQFLTNN, from the coding sequence ATGAAAAAATTTTGGACGTATCTAAATAAGAAAAGTTATTATGCTATTTTGTTATTATGTATTTTAACAGTGATCGGAACGACAACATTTATCACCAGAAATAATATGAAGACACTAGACAAACTGAACGAGCAAAATGCCATCGACTTAGATGAAGAATTTGGAGATTATGATTTAGAAGACGTAGGAACGATTAAAGCTTATCAGGAAGATCTTAACATTACAAAAGAAGATATCGAGGGGGCTGGAAGCGCAGTTGTAGAGAGCCCTTCGGAAGAAGAGACGGCGAGAGAAGATACAAGTGCTACAAAAGATATTATAGTAGTATCTGGCGAAGAAACGAAAAGCAATAAGTCGGCTTCCTCAGAAAAAGTTAACGAAAGTAGAAATGAAAAGAGAGAAACCAGTGAAGAAGTTGAAGAAACTTTTTCATTCAGCGAAAATGCTTCTCTTATCTGGCCTGTAACCGGGGAAATTGTAATGGATTACAGTGCGGACAAATTAGTTTTTGACAAGACCCTGGAACAATACAGGGTTCATCCGGCTATTTGCATTGCTCCATCAGAAGAAGGAATTGTAAAAGCTGCGGCGAAAGGAAAAGTTGAAATGATTAAAAACGATCCTGAAACCGGCATTACTGTTATCCTGGATCATGGAGATGGATGGAAGACAATATATGGCCAATTACAGAAAAATATTTCCGTCAAACAAAATGAGATAGTGGAAAAAGGCCAAGTTATAGGAGAAATTGGAACGCCTACAAAGTATTCTATTGCTTTAGGAGATCATGTGTATTTTCAAGTAACAAAAAATGATACCCCTGTAGATCCGAAGCAGTTCTTAACAAATAACTAA
- the flgF gene encoding flagellar basal-body rod protein FlgF: MIRGLYTSAIGMKTQFEKMDILTNNLANVDTTGYKKDIVVSRSFPEELTKRIQDRKNGFSNNRNIGRMSLGLYNDQVYTNYTQGTLKQTDDPLNVAIQGKAFFAVGMEDGREVYTRDGSFALDANGMLMTKEGNMVLGQNGPIRIGQGDVRIDESGNIYVNDELIDQLRIVEFENPETLSKLGDNLLERTEETTEKNIESRIVQGFLEGSNVNVIREMVDMITATRIYEANQKAIQTHDETLGKAVNDVGRV; encoded by the coding sequence TTGATTAGAGGATTATACACTTCTGCAATTGGAATGAAAACACAGTTTGAAAAAATGGATATTCTGACGAATAACTTAGCCAATGTAGATACTACCGGATATAAAAAGGATATTGTTGTGTCACGTTCATTCCCTGAGGAACTCACAAAGCGCATACAAGATAGAAAAAATGGATTTTCAAATAACCGTAATATTGGACGTATGAGCTTAGGATTATATAATGATCAAGTTTATACAAATTATACTCAGGGTACCCTTAAGCAAACCGATGATCCGCTAAATGTAGCTATCCAAGGAAAAGCTTTTTTTGCTGTAGGCATGGAAGACGGCAGAGAAGTATACACAAGGGACGGTTCTTTTGCACTGGATGCGAATGGAATGCTTATGACCAAAGAAGGGAATATGGTACTTGGCCAAAATGGACCAATTCGCATAGGCCAGGGAGATGTACGCATTGATGAGTCAGGTAATATATATGTCAATGATGAGCTTATAGATCAATTGAGAATAGTAGAATTTGAAAATCCTGAGACCCTCAGCAAACTTGGAGATAATTTATTGGAAAGAACCGAAGAAACTACAGAAAAAAATATTGAAAGTCGAATCGTACAAGGATTTTTAGAAGGTTCTAATGTTAATGTAATACGAGAAATGGTAGATATGATTACAGCTACAAGAATTTATGAAGCCAATCAAAAAGCAATTCAAACTCATGATGAAACCTTAGGGAAAGCAGTCAACGATGTTGGAAGAGTATAA
- the mreB gene encoding rod shape-determining protein MreB, with the protein MFGTDIGIDLGTASVLVYIKGQGIVLEEPSVVAIDNNTRQILAVGEEARRMLGRTPGNIVAIRPLRQGVISDYDITEKMLKYFIQKAVGRKLLLKPRIAVCVPSGVTEVEKRAVEDATRQAGARQVFVIEEPIAAAIGAGIDIGRACGSMVVDIGGGTTDIAVISLGGTVVSSSLKIAGDNFDEAIVRYMRKKHNVLIGERTAEDLKINIGTAYPRTQPVSLDVRGRNLITGLPKTITVTSEEMLEALQEPVASIVEAVHGVLEKTPPELAADISDRGIVMTGGGGLLYGLDKLIKEKTGINVIIAEDAISCVAIGTGKYVEFMAGGKK; encoded by the coding sequence ATGTTTGGAACAGATATTGGAATTGATTTAGGAACTGCCAGTGTTCTTGTATACATAAAAGGACAGGGCATAGTATTGGAAGAACCTTCAGTTGTAGCGATTGATAATAATACACGTCAGATCCTTGCAGTGGGGGAAGAAGCAAGAAGAATGTTAGGCCGCACGCCTGGTAATATTGTTGCTATTCGTCCTTTACGACAAGGTGTTATTTCCGATTATGATATAACAGAAAAAATGTTAAAATATTTTATTCAAAAAGCAGTAGGAAGAAAGCTCCTTTTAAAACCACGTATTGCAGTATGTGTTCCAAGCGGAGTAACGGAAGTGGAAAAAAGGGCTGTAGAAGATGCAACAAGACAGGCAGGGGCAAGGCAGGTATTTGTGATCGAAGAGCCTATTGCTGCTGCTATTGGTGCGGGAATAGATATAGGACGAGCTTGTGGAAGTATGGTTGTGGATATTGGAGGAGGAACAACGGATATTGCTGTAATTTCCCTTGGAGGCACTGTTGTAAGTTCTTCATTAAAAATAGCTGGGGATAATTTCGATGAAGCAATTGTCCGATATATGAGAAAGAAGCATAATGTTTTAATAGGAGAAAGAACAGCAGAAGACTTGAAGATTAATATAGGAACAGCTTACCCAAGAACCCAGCCTGTTTCTCTGGACGTTAGAGGAAGAAACCTCATCACTGGACTCCCTAAAACGATTACAGTAACTTCTGAAGAAATGCTTGAAGCTCTTCAAGAACCTGTTGCAAGTATTGTTGAGGCAGTTCATGGTGTATTGGAAAAAACTCCACCGGAGCTGGCAGCAGATATTTCAGACCGAGGCATTGTTATGACTGGAGGCGGAGGACTCCTTTATGGCCTTGATAAATTAATAAAAGAAAAAACAGGCATTAATGTGATTATTGCAGAGGATGCTATTTCCTGTGTAGCAATTGGAACTGGTAAATATGTAGAGTTTATGGCAGGCGGGAAAAAATAA
- a CDS encoding COG2426 family protein — translation MNFISKEWMTLFIAAIPILEQKAAIPYGIIRGIGFWEVYILTLIGAILPCPIIILFVNKSFAILKKFKWLRPMIEWIENRTMKKSKNIVKYELLGLFLFVAIPLPGTGVWTGSLAASFLHLEFKKAFLAVSGGAAVSGLIIAILSYGVGILF, via the coding sequence ATGAATTTTATTTCAAAAGAATGGATGACTCTTTTCATTGCGGCGATTCCCATATTGGAGCAAAAGGCAGCCATCCCCTATGGTATTATACGGGGTATCGGTTTTTGGGAGGTATATATACTAACCTTAATAGGAGCCATTCTTCCATGCCCGATTATTATTTTATTTGTAAATAAATCGTTTGCAATTTTAAAGAAATTCAAATGGTTGCGCCCGATGATCGAGTGGATTGAGAATAGAACTATGAAAAAAAGCAAGAATATTGTAAAATACGAACTCTTAGGACTTTTTTTATTCGTTGCTATACCGCTTCCGGGAACAGGGGTATGGACAGGGTCTCTGGCAGCTTCTTTTCTTCATTTGGAATTTAAAAAGGCTTTTTTAGCTGTATCTGGAGGCGCAGCAGTTTCAGGACTTATTATAGCTATTCTAAGCTATGGTGTTGGAATATTATTTTAA
- a CDS encoding rod-binding protein: protein MKTNGIDFSTSYPVSNAYETKKQSQELENFESVLKKASEEKDDKALKKACQEFESYFINQLFKEMRRTIQPGGLIEKSQAEEIFQEMLDEEYAKNASQSNGIGLANVLYKQLKSHL from the coding sequence ATGAAAACCAATGGAATTGATTTTTCCACTTCCTATCCTGTAAGCAATGCATATGAAACCAAAAAGCAAAGTCAAGAACTGGAAAATTTTGAATCCGTACTTAAAAAGGCTTCAGAAGAAAAGGACGATAAAGCCTTAAAAAAAGCCTGCCAGGAGTTTGAATCCTATTTTATTAATCAACTCTTTAAAGAAATGAGACGAACGATTCAGCCGGGAGGACTTATTGAAAAAAGCCAGGCAGAAGAAATTTTTCAGGAGATGCTTGATGAAGAATATGCAAAAAATGCTTCACAATCCAACGGCATAGGCTTAGCCAATGTACTTTATAAACAACTAAAAAGTCACCTTTAA
- the flgG gene encoding flagellar basal-body rod protein FlgG, giving the protein MMRSLWTAASGMTSQQLNVDNISNNLANVNTVGYKKSRVEFKSLLYETMQKAGVDENGAGRPVSIQIGYGVRPIATVKDYSMGNIEVTNNPLDIAIDGEGFFAVQGPNEEIMYTRDGSFKVSVVDDETMLVTSDGYPVLSIDEEPIYFDPEVKISDLIIGEDGIISYVDEDGETVEIAQLAVVQFPNRAGLEDVGRNLVRQTAASGQPVYEADGDVTKPSRLIQGSLEASNVQVVEEMVKLIVAQRAYEINSKAIQTSDDMLAQANQLKR; this is encoded by the coding sequence ATGATGCGTTCATTATGGACAGCAGCCTCGGGAATGACATCCCAGCAATTGAATGTGGATAATATCTCAAATAACTTAGCAAATGTGAATACAGTGGGTTATAAAAAAAGCAGGGTAGAATTTAAATCTCTTTTATATGAAACCATGCAAAAAGCAGGAGTAGACGAAAATGGCGCCGGAAGGCCAGTAAGTATTCAAATAGGTTATGGTGTCAGACCTATAGCCACCGTTAAAGACTATTCTATGGGTAATATTGAAGTGACAAATAACCCCTTAGATATTGCGATTGATGGGGAAGGATTTTTTGCTGTGCAAGGGCCAAATGAAGAAATTATGTATACCAGAGATGGAAGCTTTAAAGTGAGTGTAGTGGATGATGAGACAATGCTTGTGACTTCTGACGGATATCCTGTATTAAGCATAGATGAAGAGCCTATTTACTTTGATCCGGAAGTAAAAATTTCTGATTTAATTATTGGAGAAGATGGTATTATTTCTTATGTGGATGAGGACGGAGAAACTGTTGAAATAGCTCAATTGGCAGTTGTTCAGTTCCCCAATAGAGCAGGTCTTGAAGATGTAGGGCGAAACCTTGTAAGACAAACCGCTGCATCAGGGCAACCTGTTTATGAGGCAGATGGAGATGTTACTAAACCCAGCAGATTAATTCAAGGAAGTTTGGAAGCCTCTAATGTTCAAGTTGTTGAAGAAATGGTTAAGCTCATCGTTGCTCAAAGAGCCTATGAAATCAACTCAAAAGCTATCCAAACATCTGACGATATGCTTGCTCAGGCAAATCAACTTAAACGATAG
- a CDS encoding ATP-dependent RecD-like DNA helicase, which yields MDYYRIKIRLFNEWCGCMDNQMVIEGTIEDIIFRNEENGYTVCSIHTKDEEIVCVGTLFEAYPGEHLKIIGSWVTHPIYGSQFQIDTYEKTVPKTEEGIERYLSSGVIKGIGPGLARRIVEKFGLDTLRVIEEEWERLEEVKGISRQKALQIGEIFHEQRELRRAILFLQDYGISPSYALKIYKQYGEATIDIVKNNPYRLAEDIFGIGFKMADQIAETVGIGQDSPHRIKAGIKFILNQHSNNGHTYMLREHLVQAAHELLGVPSELIENSLIELQIYKQIWQEKIEDIEAVYLAPFYYAEMNTARKLIDFTMMKDETQSKGIDQRINRLEKEKKIKLAPEQRQAVKEAMTEGVLIITGGPGTGKTTTINAIISLLEEEGYDVILAAPTGRAAKRMSEATGKEASTIHRLLEITFLDEDNKKQIFERNEERPLEADVIIIDEVSMVDILLMNSLLKAVAPGTRLIFVGDVDQLPSVGPGNVLKDMIRSETIKVVRLTEVFRQARESAIIMNAHRINKGEYPVLNEKDKDFFFMKRSIQDEVIETIKQLVQKRLPSFANCDPIKDIQVLTPMRKGPLGVESLNTVLQQALNPPSSKKREKEYRTTLFREGDKVMQIKNNYNMPWKIYNDLGIRIDEGVGVFNGDAGSIQEIDEEAQTLTVLFDDLKTVEYDFSQLDELELAYAVTIHKSQGSEYPIVIIPIHSGPPMLMNRNLLYTAVTRAKKLVVIVGLQSTLHRMVDNNREINRYSSLAYRLKKMKELSS from the coding sequence ATGGATTATTATAGAATAAAAATTAGATTGTTCAATGAATGGTGTGGATGTATGGATAACCAAATGGTCATAGAAGGAACCATAGAAGATATTATATTTCGTAATGAAGAAAACGGGTATACAGTGTGTTCTATACATACAAAAGATGAGGAAATCGTTTGTGTAGGTACGCTTTTTGAAGCCTATCCCGGTGAGCATTTAAAAATTATTGGTTCTTGGGTCACACATCCTATTTATGGAAGCCAATTTCAAATAGATACTTATGAAAAGACTGTTCCAAAAACAGAAGAAGGCATAGAAAGATATCTAAGTTCCGGAGTCATCAAAGGTATTGGCCCGGGGTTGGCACGGCGTATTGTTGAAAAATTTGGCTTAGATACCCTACGGGTCATAGAAGAAGAATGGGAACGATTAGAAGAAGTAAAAGGTATCAGTAGGCAAAAAGCGCTTCAAATTGGAGAAATATTTCATGAACAGAGAGAACTAAGAAGAGCTATTTTATTTCTTCAAGACTATGGTATTTCTCCTTCCTATGCTCTAAAGATTTATAAACAGTATGGAGAAGCCACTATTGATATAGTAAAAAATAATCCTTATCGTTTGGCAGAAGACATTTTTGGCATTGGTTTTAAAATGGCAGACCAAATAGCTGAAACTGTAGGGATTGGACAAGATTCACCCCACCGAATCAAAGCAGGAATTAAGTTTATTCTAAATCAGCATTCAAACAACGGACATACCTATATGTTAAGAGAACATCTGGTCCAAGCAGCTCATGAGCTTCTCGGTGTACCATCTGAGTTAATAGAGAATTCCCTGATCGAACTTCAGATTTACAAACAGATTTGGCAGGAAAAGATAGAAGATATAGAAGCAGTATATTTGGCACCATTCTATTATGCTGAAATGAATACAGCGAGAAAACTTATAGATTTTACGATGATGAAAGATGAAACACAAAGTAAAGGTATTGATCAAAGAATCAACAGGCTGGAAAAAGAAAAGAAAATTAAACTTGCGCCCGAGCAAAGACAAGCTGTCAAAGAGGCGATGACAGAAGGGGTACTCATTATTACTGGTGGGCCAGGAACAGGTAAAACTACAACAATTAATGCCATTATTTCTTTGTTGGAAGAAGAAGGCTATGACGTGATTTTGGCGGCTCCGACAGGCAGGGCGGCAAAACGGATGAGCGAAGCTACCGGCAAGGAAGCGAGTACAATTCACAGACTTTTAGAAATTACTTTTTTAGATGAAGATAATAAAAAGCAGATTTTTGAAAGAAATGAAGAAAGACCATTAGAAGCAGATGTCATTATTATAGATGAAGTGTCCATGGTAGATATTTTATTGATGAACAGCCTTTTAAAAGCAGTAGCCCCTGGAACAAGATTAATTTTTGTAGGGGACGTAGATCAATTGCCTTCAGTAGGGCCAGGCAATGTTTTAAAGGATATGATTCGAAGTGAAACGATTAAGGTCGTTCGACTGACCGAAGTCTTCAGGCAGGCAAGAGAAAGTGCAATTATAATGAATGCCCACAGAATTAATAAAGGAGAATATCCTGTTCTTAATGAAAAGGATAAAGATTTCTTTTTTATGAAAAGAAGTATTCAGGATGAAGTCATAGAAACCATAAAGCAGCTGGTGCAAAAAAGACTTCCATCCTTTGCAAACTGTGATCCTATAAAAGATATACAGGTATTAACCCCTATGCGAAAGGGCCCTTTGGGAGTAGAATCTTTAAATACTGTTCTCCAGCAGGCACTGAATCCTCCGTCCAGTAAAAAAAGAGAAAAAGAATATCGTACGACTTTATTCCGCGAAGGGGATAAAGTCATGCAAATTAAAAATAATTATAATATGCCGTGGAAAATTTATAATGATCTAGGAATAAGAATAGATGAAGGTGTAGGAGTTTTTAACGGAGATGCAGGGAGCATACAGGAAATCGATGAAGAAGCCCAGACTCTTACTGTTTTATTTGACGACTTAAAAACTGTAGAATATGATTTTAGTCAATTAGATGAACTTGAGCTGGCTTATGCTGTAACGATCCATAAATCACAGGGATCAGAGTATCCTATTGTGATTATTCCTATTCACAGCGGACCTCCCATGTTGATGAACAGAAATCTGCTTTATACAGCAGTTACAAGAGCAAAGAAACTTGTTGTTATTGTAGGCCTTCAAAGTACACTTCACAGGATGGTAGACAATAATCGTGAAATTAACCGATATTCTTCATTGGCATATCGATTAAAGAAAATGAAAGAATTATCCTCCTAG
- a CDS encoding flagellar protein FlgN, whose product MAGLIQDLIQVLEEETLCYKNLLELSKEKTDILVAGDTVALQELTKTEQTMVAKTLRLEKKRDQVIDDIALVLNEDKNSLTISKLLERLKNEEERERLKAVQSEIKNVLEDLKRLNEQNRLLLNQSIDMIDFTLNAIQSTRSFTTNDYSQGGQMQSTNGRSFFDARQ is encoded by the coding sequence GTGGCAGGATTAATACAGGATTTAATTCAAGTTTTGGAAGAAGAAACTCTGTGCTATAAGAATTTATTGGAATTATCCAAAGAAAAAACAGATATTCTTGTTGCAGGAGATACTGTAGCACTTCAGGAATTAACAAAAACAGAGCAAACTATGGTAGCAAAAACCCTACGACTTGAAAAAAAGCGAGATCAAGTCATAGATGATATTGCCTTGGTTCTAAATGAAGATAAAAATAGTTTAACCATATCTAAACTTCTTGAGAGATTAAAAAACGAAGAAGAAAGAGAAAGATTAAAGGCAGTCCAATCAGAAATAAAAAATGTATTAGAAGATTTAAAAAGATTGAATGAGCAAAACAGATTATTGCTGAATCAATCGATAGATATGATAGATTTTACGCTCAACGCTATACAAAGTACGCGTTCTTTTACTACTAACGATTATAGTCAGGGAGGACAGATGCAAAGTACCAATGGCAGAAGCTTCTTTGACGCAAGACAATAG
- the spoIIID gene encoding sporulation transcriptional regulator SpoIIID, whose product MKGYIEERAIEVANFIIGYNATVRETAKKFGISKSTVHKDVTERLEKINPKLAIQARKVLEFNKAERHLRGGLATKEKYMNLTKKGKKKR is encoded by the coding sequence TTGAAAGGGTATATTGAAGAAAGAGCCATAGAAGTAGCAAATTTTATCATTGGTTACAATGCTACCGTAAGAGAAACAGCCAAAAAATTCGGAATAAGCAAAAGTACCGTTCATAAAGATGTTACAGAACGATTGGAAAAAATAAATCCAAAACTGGCTATACAGGCGAGAAAAGTTTTGGAATTTAATAAAGCGGAAAGACATCTTCGAGGCGGTTTGGCCACCAAAGAAAAATACATGAATTTAACTAAAAAAGGTAAAAAGAAAAGATAA
- a CDS encoding TIGR03826 family flagellar region protein: protein MDIRNCKRCNRLFQYITGRMICPACKEEEEKDFQKVKDYLYEHPKASMAEVSQETGVPLSEIKHFLREGRLIITPDSPMGIECEKCGALIKTGRFCEKCAIELERDVRLASDSLRSPIEKRSYMLDKTDPKKSKMHYLNKEKIEGR, encoded by the coding sequence ATGGATATCAGAAATTGTAAACGATGTAACAGGTTATTTCAGTACATTACTGGCAGAATGATTTGCCCTGCCTGTAAAGAAGAGGAAGAAAAAGACTTTCAGAAAGTAAAAGATTATTTGTATGAACATCCAAAAGCATCTATGGCAGAAGTATCACAGGAAACAGGGGTACCCCTTTCAGAAATCAAACATTTCCTGAGAGAAGGAAGACTGATTATTACTCCAGATTCCCCTATGGGAATAGAGTGCGAAAAGTGTGGTGCGCTCATAAAAACTGGAAGGTTTTGCGAAAAATGTGCTATTGAATTGGAAAGAGATGTGAGACTTGCTTCAGATAGCTTAAGAAGCCCAATAGAAAAGAGATCCTACATGCTTGACAAGACTGATCCCAAAAAGAGTAAGATGCATTATCTCAATAAAGAAAAAATTGAAGGAAGATAA